A genomic segment from Polyangium mundeleinium encodes:
- a CDS encoding Crp/Fnr family transcriptional regulator, with translation MTMRPADLHAIPLFEGITEAHLAELIEGLERVTLAPGDVLFEAGTEPKHLWLLAAGEIALEQAGEVRFRLAPIAPIGELGALTGLYRNTRAVATEASELYRIGVVALMRFFENHGDVAFPFYHNLLKIVAQKVHRDAMRQGEMRANIIRTQKAMKELRDRVLEAEETPISRAVCETLDTLIEHNRRVHYMVTPAYALSTSVRLDAGVLIPVSAMSDRYLELVSLPDAKPGDEVSFVLVIPNGEIPVSGKVRQAGEGAVLVELDLLIDEYAKKLGEHLTRVQMLDFVV, from the coding sequence ATGACGATGCGACCCGCCGATCTCCACGCGATTCCCCTCTTCGAGGGCATCACCGAGGCCCACCTCGCCGAGCTCATCGAGGGCCTCGAGCGCGTGACACTCGCGCCCGGCGACGTGCTCTTCGAGGCCGGCACCGAGCCGAAGCACCTGTGGCTCCTGGCCGCGGGCGAGATCGCCCTGGAGCAGGCCGGCGAGGTCCGCTTCCGGCTCGCGCCCATCGCGCCCATCGGCGAGCTCGGGGCGCTGACCGGGCTCTACCGCAACACGCGCGCGGTCGCGACCGAGGCGTCCGAGCTCTACCGCATCGGCGTCGTCGCGCTCATGCGGTTCTTCGAGAACCACGGCGACGTCGCGTTCCCCTTTTATCACAACCTGCTCAAGATCGTGGCGCAGAAGGTCCACCGCGATGCGATGCGGCAGGGCGAGATGCGCGCGAACATCATCCGCACGCAGAAGGCCATGAAGGAGCTGCGCGACCGCGTGCTCGAGGCCGAGGAGACGCCGATCAGCCGCGCGGTCTGCGAGACGCTCGACACGCTCATCGAGCACAACCGCCGCGTCCACTACATGGTCACGCCGGCCTACGCGCTCTCGACCTCGGTCCGCCTCGACGCGGGCGTGCTCATCCCCGTGAGCGCGATGTCGGACCGGTATCTCGAGCTCGTCTCCTTGCCCGACGCGAAGCCGGGCGACGAGGTGAGCTTCGTGCTCGTGATTCCGAACGGCGAGATCCCGGTGAGCGGCAAGGTGCGGCAGGCGGGCGAGGGCGCGGTGCTCGTCGAGCTCGACCTGCTCATCGACGAGTACGCGAAGAAGCTCGGCGAGCATTTGACGCGTGTGCAGATGCTCGATTTCGTGGTGTAA
- a CDS encoding DUF72 domain-containing protein: MLPRVPALVKIGISAWTERTLVSSGFYPPGARTAEARLRHYASSFPIVEVDATHYALLAEKNAELWSERTPEGFTMNVKVVAPLSEHYIDPRGLPRDMRDALPREVREKRRIYPQDLGDVFLDELAARFVSALRPLKTSGKLGLVLVQYPVWFTFSSASLRRLERTHALFRGHRLAIEFRNAGWLGERHRDETLAFLREQGLVYTCVDEPQGFASSVPPIAEATTDLALVRFHGRNVETWEKKSASAGERFAYEYEKAELASWVPKIVGMSRRTREVHVIMNNCYRDWSVRSAVDLTEMLRRAGARIAEPRAPLAA; the protein is encoded by the coding sequence ATGCTCCCCCGCGTGCCTGCGCTCGTGAAGATCGGCATTTCCGCGTGGACCGAGCGGACGCTCGTGTCCTCGGGGTTTTATCCGCCCGGGGCCCGGACGGCCGAGGCGAGGCTGCGCCATTACGCGTCGTCGTTCCCCATCGTCGAGGTCGACGCCACGCATTACGCGTTGCTCGCCGAGAAAAACGCCGAGCTCTGGAGCGAGCGTACCCCCGAGGGGTTCACGATGAACGTCAAGGTCGTGGCCCCACTCAGCGAGCATTACATCGATCCGCGCGGGCTGCCGCGGGACATGCGCGACGCCCTGCCGCGGGAGGTCCGCGAGAAACGACGCATCTACCCGCAGGACCTCGGCGACGTATTTCTGGACGAGCTCGCGGCGCGGTTCGTCTCGGCCCTCCGGCCCCTGAAAACGAGCGGCAAGCTCGGGCTCGTGCTGGTCCAGTATCCGGTGTGGTTCACGTTCTCGTCGGCCTCGCTCCGGCGCCTCGAACGAACACACGCGCTCTTCCGCGGCCACCGCCTCGCGATCGAGTTCCGAAACGCTGGCTGGCTCGGCGAGCGTCATCGGGACGAGACGCTCGCATTTCTCCGGGAGCAAGGGCTCGTTTATACGTGCGTGGACGAGCCCCAAGGCTTCGCCTCGTCGGTCCCGCCGATCGCGGAGGCGACGACCGACCTCGCGCTCGTCCGTTTCCACGGCCGCAACGTCGAGACGTGGGAGAAGAAATCGGCCAGCGCCGGCGAGCGCTTCGCCTATGAATACGAGAAGGCCGAGCTCGCGAGCTGGGTGCCGAAGATCGTGGGGATGTCCCGACGGACGCGGGAGGTCCACGTCATCATGAACAACTGTTATCGAGACTGGTCGGTGCGGAGCGCGGTGGATCTGACGGAGATGCTCCGGAGGGCAGGCGCCCGCATTGCCGAGCCGCGGGCGCCGCTCGCCGCGTGA
- a CDS encoding type VI secretion system Vgr family protein: MKQRPWIELGVQGISSRIVGLSCTLDERVGAPFVARIHCDVFEHGEPVSAAHLDVLGEHAWLVLGVAGVERRFEGIVDRIEDHEGHSEIVIVARVAEAGDGCDERVFPAASAVEVARTILEAHGLRVENHARRAPPRRAQWIQSFESDLAFAARILAEEGLSWYPSTAERDVVRIADEPATFDDFGVVLRYREDAGLEGGPSLCAARLVRRAASDVTRLRGYDFERPELDIEGESGEGSLEGYEVSRDARSPAEARALAAIRLGERRAEAAVLEGEATAPTVAAGSIVTVEGCPAAGQDGRHLVLAVTHEVGDGYLARFRAVPTSLTHRPARARIRPRGGVGTAIATGPSGQEIEVDAYGRTSLHLRWAQEASAPARVVAPALAGAAFHPRIGWEQVVAFSDAACESPLVLGRLYNGAEPPPLHLPAQKVETHLGTKSTPAGERGHFLRISDAAGTERLSLQSSGDYQELSEKDKVSVVQGDLGRVVGGSRELFVKENLHTAVDGAHSLSVGAERALTTDADLGVWASAESISVAGARLFSIGGDSVTKAPRLVRIVGGAKTEAPLEHQSVHTEGAGTLVVGGSMNTTAGISEAIAVGGAAVVKVSGPMTVTANGYGLDVLGVYAESYTSRHVKAGGTVAEAFGTLTHTVKGNASIAGAEIAIEAKAKLVLQAGGMTIRMTPGTIEIQGDFQGAVASVEEGVSRYG, translated from the coding sequence ATGAAGCAGCGTCCGTGGATTGAGCTCGGCGTGCAGGGGATTTCCTCGCGGATCGTCGGCCTCTCGTGCACCCTCGACGAGCGGGTGGGGGCGCCGTTCGTCGCGCGCATTCATTGCGATGTTTTTGAGCACGGCGAGCCGGTCTCCGCGGCGCACCTCGATGTCCTCGGGGAGCATGCTTGGCTCGTGCTCGGCGTCGCCGGCGTGGAGCGGCGCTTCGAGGGGATCGTCGATCGCATCGAGGATCACGAGGGGCACAGCGAAATCGTGATCGTGGCGCGCGTGGCGGAGGCCGGCGACGGCTGTGACGAGCGCGTGTTCCCGGCCGCGAGCGCCGTCGAGGTCGCGCGGACGATCCTCGAAGCGCATGGGCTCCGCGTCGAGAACCACGCGCGGCGCGCGCCGCCCCGGCGGGCGCAATGGATCCAGTCGTTCGAGAGTGATCTCGCCTTCGCGGCGCGGATCCTCGCGGAGGAGGGGTTGTCGTGGTATCCGTCGACGGCGGAGCGCGACGTCGTGCGAATCGCCGACGAGCCGGCCACGTTCGACGATTTCGGGGTGGTGCTGCGTTACCGCGAGGACGCGGGGCTCGAAGGAGGCCCCTCGCTCTGCGCCGCTCGCCTCGTGCGCCGCGCGGCGAGCGACGTGACGCGCCTGCGCGGCTACGATTTCGAGCGGCCCGAGCTCGATATCGAGGGCGAGAGCGGCGAGGGCTCGCTCGAAGGGTACGAGGTGTCGCGGGACGCGCGTTCGCCTGCGGAGGCGCGTGCGCTCGCGGCGATCCGGCTCGGCGAGAGGCGGGCCGAGGCCGCCGTGCTCGAAGGCGAGGCGACGGCGCCAACGGTCGCGGCCGGATCGATCGTGACCGTCGAAGGATGCCCCGCCGCGGGGCAGGACGGGCGTCATCTCGTGCTCGCCGTGACGCACGAGGTGGGCGACGGTTATCTCGCGCGCTTCCGCGCCGTGCCCACCTCTTTGACGCACCGCCCTGCCCGCGCTCGTATTCGTCCACGCGGAGGCGTGGGCACCGCGATTGCGACGGGCCCGTCGGGGCAGGAAATCGAGGTGGACGCGTACGGACGCACCTCGTTGCACCTTCGCTGGGCCCAGGAGGCGTCCGCGCCGGCCCGTGTCGTCGCGCCGGCCCTCGCGGGCGCGGCATTTCATCCACGAATCGGCTGGGAGCAGGTCGTCGCATTCTCCGACGCCGCGTGCGAGTCGCCCCTCGTGCTCGGCCGCCTCTACAACGGCGCCGAGCCGCCGCCGCTGCATCTCCCCGCGCAGAAGGTGGAGACGCACCTCGGGACGAAGAGCACGCCGGCCGGCGAGCGTGGCCATTTCCTCCGCATCAGCGACGCCGCGGGAACGGAACGACTCTCGCTTCAGTCGTCCGGCGATTATCAGGAGCTCTCCGAGAAGGACAAGGTCTCGGTGGTGCAGGGCGATCTCGGGCGCGTGGTGGGTGGGTCGCGGGAGCTGTTCGTCAAGGAGAACCTGCATACGGCCGTGGACGGCGCGCATTCGCTCTCGGTCGGCGCCGAGCGCGCCCTCACGACGGACGCGGATCTCGGCGTGTGGGCGAGCGCGGAGAGCATTTCGGTGGCTGGAGCGCGCCTCTTTTCGATCGGCGGCGATTCCGTCACGAAGGCGCCGCGGCTCGTGCGGATCGTGGGCGGGGCGAAGACCGAAGCGCCGCTCGAACACCAGAGCGTGCACACGGAGGGCGCCGGGACGCTCGTCGTCGGCGGCTCGATGAACACGACCGCGGGGATTTCCGAGGCGATCGCCGTGGGCGGGGCGGCCGTCGTGAAGGTCAGCGGCCCGATGACGGTGACCGCGAATGGGTATGGGCTCGACGTGCTCGGCGTGTATGCGGAGAGCTACACGTCGCGCCATGTGAAGGCGGGCGGCACCGTGGCCGAGGCATTTGGGACACTCACGCACACGGTGAAAGGAAATGCGTCGATCGCGGGCGCCGAGATCGCGATCGAGGCCAAGGCAAAGCTCGTCCTCCAGGCGGGCGGAATGACGATCAGGATGACCCCGGGCACGATCGAGATTCAGGGCGATTTCCAGGGCGCGGTCGCGAGCGTCGAGGAGGGAGTGTCTCGTTATGGCTGA
- a CDS encoding alpha-amylase family glycosyl hydrolase — MGGSGAGGSGGGDALCPTTFTFVPPAGASAPRVPGEWQGFDLATAPVMSGPDAGGVYKATVLLPPGLHGYKLVYQDAGGGTQWILDPAQGRRKYLGGIENSAVKVRDCNLPTLSVKTTKASRTAPGQGAFTADLGYVDGADASGADAAGFEVTLLEDGTKQPLAAPLVTVSPEGNVQLALAGLADGKYRVTLRPRSKSGRVGEPVHLPFWIEAEPFSWNDAVVYMVLTDRYRDGDPSNNAPPTPGADARGDWKGGDLVGLRQSIEEGELDKLGIRAIWLTPFQTNPVDAYLAADGVHKVTGYHGYWPIKAREVDPRLGGPDALRALVKAAHAHGIRILQDYVVNHVHSEHEYFKSHPAWFRTGCVCGTANCDWTAKALECLFADYMPDINHSVPEANAQFVDDAVWWLDEFDLDGLRVDAVKHVEELATRNLSVEVRETFEKAGTHYFMMGETAMGWNDCGDPCNDENYGTIARYIGPFGLDGQFDFVLYHGVSYRTFAYGDKGMLHADYWTQHGLQKWPKNAVMTPYIGSHDTPRFVSLADYADGDRGIPGNQWDNTALAPSDAVPYERMRVAMAWLLALPGAPLMYYGDEYGQWGGADPNNRLMWRPENGLSAEEKATLTFVRKLGTARQAIPALRRGEYVSLARRRTRSSSGESSRARRGRSSRSRGRARRRR; from the coding sequence GTGGGCGGCAGCGGCGCGGGCGGCAGCGGCGGCGGCGACGCGCTTTGCCCGACGACCTTCACGTTCGTCCCGCCTGCCGGCGCCAGTGCGCCGCGTGTGCCCGGCGAATGGCAAGGCTTCGACCTCGCCACGGCGCCCGTGATGAGCGGCCCCGACGCGGGCGGCGTGTACAAGGCCACGGTCCTGCTCCCGCCGGGGCTCCACGGGTACAAGCTCGTGTACCAGGACGCGGGCGGCGGCACGCAATGGATCCTCGACCCGGCGCAGGGCCGCCGCAAATACCTCGGCGGCATCGAGAACAGCGCCGTCAAGGTGCGGGATTGCAACCTGCCCACGCTGTCCGTGAAGACCACGAAGGCCAGCCGCACGGCGCCGGGCCAGGGCGCGTTCACGGCCGATCTCGGGTATGTCGACGGCGCCGACGCGAGCGGGGCCGACGCCGCGGGCTTCGAGGTGACGCTGCTCGAAGACGGCACGAAACAACCCCTCGCGGCGCCCCTGGTCACGGTCTCGCCCGAGGGCAACGTGCAGCTCGCGCTCGCGGGCCTCGCCGACGGCAAGTACCGCGTCACGCTCCGGCCGCGCAGCAAGAGCGGGCGCGTGGGCGAGCCCGTGCACCTGCCCTTCTGGATCGAGGCCGAGCCGTTCTCCTGGAACGACGCGGTCGTTTACATGGTCCTCACGGATCGTTATCGCGACGGCGACCCCTCGAACAATGCCCCGCCGACGCCCGGCGCCGACGCGCGCGGCGACTGGAAAGGCGGCGACCTCGTGGGCCTGCGGCAATCGATCGAGGAGGGCGAGCTCGACAAGCTCGGCATTCGCGCCATCTGGCTCACGCCGTTCCAGACGAACCCCGTGGACGCGTACCTCGCGGCCGACGGCGTGCACAAGGTCACGGGCTATCACGGTTACTGGCCGATCAAGGCGCGCGAGGTCGATCCGCGCCTCGGCGGCCCGGATGCGCTGCGGGCGCTCGTGAAGGCCGCGCATGCCCATGGGATCCGCATCTTGCAGGATTACGTGGTCAACCACGTGCACAGCGAGCACGAATATTTCAAGTCGCACCCCGCGTGGTTCCGCACGGGCTGCGTCTGCGGCACGGCGAACTGTGACTGGACGGCGAAGGCGCTCGAATGCCTCTTCGCGGATTACATGCCCGACATCAACCACTCGGTCCCCGAGGCGAACGCGCAGTTCGTCGACGACGCCGTGTGGTGGCTCGACGAGTTTGATCTCGACGGGCTGCGGGTCGACGCGGTCAAGCACGTCGAGGAGCTCGCGACACGGAACCTCTCCGTCGAGGTGCGCGAGACGTTCGAGAAGGCGGGGACCCATTACTTCATGATGGGCGAGACGGCGATGGGGTGGAACGACTGCGGCGACCCCTGCAACGACGAGAACTATGGCACGATCGCCCGGTACATCGGGCCCTTTGGCCTCGATGGGCAGTTCGATTTCGTGCTCTACCACGGCGTCTCGTACCGGACGTTCGCGTACGGCGACAAGGGCATGCTGCACGCCGATTACTGGACCCAGCACGGGCTCCAAAAATGGCCGAAGAACGCGGTCATGACGCCGTACATCGGCAGCCACGATACGCCGCGCTTCGTGTCGCTCGCCGATTACGCGGACGGCGACCGCGGAATCCCGGGCAACCAGTGGGACAACACGGCGCTCGCGCCGTCGGATGCCGTTCCTTACGAGCGGATGCGCGTGGCGATGGCGTGGCTGCTCGCGCTGCCGGGCGCGCCGCTCATGTATTACGGCGACGAATATGGCCAGTGGGGCGGCGCGGATCCGAACAACCGGCTCATGTGGCGACCGGAGAACGGGCTCTCGGCCGAGGAGAAGGCGACGCTCACGTTCGTGCGCAAGCTCGGCACGGCGCGGCAGGCGATTCCGGCGCTCCGGCGCGGGGAGTACGTCTCGCTCGCGCGACGGAGGACACGCTCGTCATCGGGCGAAAGCTCGCGGGCGCGACGGGGGCGATCGTCGCGCTCACGCGGTCGGGCGCGCCGGCGCCGATGA
- a CDS encoding PAS domain-containing protein: protein MDFPRAETLLHGCPTPLALVSLTGETLATNAAWKTRVGSGSLDARVHEQDHAALAEAERAAFGAEATISLDVRLAREGERARLSFWRADERSLWAAAEVTRDEAEEHKARILLDCFRVMDAIVWSCDAEGKVLVSDGKGLALLGLVPGAAVGKSVFELYPPDSKVHEIVTRALAGETLLQEDVTEKAHWRNVYTPFVDASGTVKGVHSLAVHDGEDLQLSKKSKAITECVDRLPICIWAFDKKGTCTLFEGALGKQMGRTAAELVGKNLFELYRDRPDLVGDMRRALAGEAYVVERPMRDAQLRMRFAPLRDPFGEVIGACASTEDATEELRFEAQLQAQLELIASQKQAIAELGTPILEVWQDVLAVPVVGTLDAARAEQMLGALLEAVVDKQARFALLDLTGVEAVDTATAEHLVRVASAVRLLGCEGIITGIRPSVAKTLVGIDVNLAQIRTLQSFKDALRYCAGLGPRGKR from the coding sequence ATGGATTTCCCCCGTGCAGAGACGCTCCTTCACGGCTGCCCGACACCCCTCGCGCTCGTGTCGCTCACCGGCGAGACACTCGCGACGAACGCCGCGTGGAAAACACGCGTGGGCAGCGGCTCGCTCGACGCTCGTGTACACGAACAGGATCACGCCGCGCTCGCGGAGGCGGAGCGCGCGGCCTTCGGCGCGGAGGCGACGATCTCGCTCGACGTGCGTCTCGCGCGGGAGGGTGAGCGCGCGAGGCTCTCGTTCTGGCGGGCGGACGAGCGGTCGTTGTGGGCCGCGGCGGAGGTGACGCGCGACGAGGCGGAGGAGCACAAGGCGCGCATTCTCCTCGATTGTTTCCGTGTGATGGATGCGATCGTCTGGTCGTGCGACGCGGAGGGCAAGGTCCTCGTGTCGGACGGCAAGGGGCTCGCGCTGCTCGGCCTCGTCCCTGGCGCGGCCGTGGGGAAAAGCGTGTTCGAGCTCTACCCGCCGGACTCGAAGGTGCATGAGATCGTCACGCGCGCGCTCGCCGGCGAGACCTTGCTCCAGGAGGACGTCACCGAGAAGGCGCACTGGCGGAACGTCTACACGCCGTTCGTCGACGCGAGCGGCACCGTGAAGGGGGTCCACTCGCTCGCGGTGCACGACGGCGAGGACCTTCAGCTCTCCAAGAAATCCAAGGCCATCACGGAGTGCGTCGATCGCCTGCCGATCTGCATCTGGGCGTTCGACAAGAAGGGAACGTGCACCCTCTTCGAGGGGGCGCTCGGGAAGCAGATGGGCCGCACGGCGGCGGAGCTCGTCGGCAAGAACTTGTTCGAGCTCTACCGCGACCGGCCGGACCTCGTCGGCGACATGCGGCGCGCGCTCGCGGGCGAGGCGTACGTCGTCGAGCGCCCCATGCGCGACGCCCAGCTCCGCATGCGGTTCGCGCCGCTGCGGGATCCGTTCGGCGAGGTGATCGGCGCGTGCGCGTCGACCGAGGACGCGACCGAAGAGCTCCGGTTCGAGGCGCAGCTCCAGGCGCAGCTCGAGCTCATCGCGTCGCAGAAACAGGCGATCGCCGAGCTCGGCACGCCGATCCTCGAGGTCTGGCAGGACGTGCTCGCGGTGCCCGTCGTGGGCACGCTCGACGCGGCGCGGGCCGAGCAGATGCTCGGGGCGCTGCTCGAAGCCGTCGTCGACAAGCAGGCGCGCTTCGCGCTGCTCGATCTCACGGGCGTGGAGGCGGTGGACACAGCGACGGCGGAGCACCTCGTCCGTGTGGCCTCTGCCGTGCGCCTCCTCGGCTGTGAGGGGATCATCACCGGGATCCGCCCCTCGGTCGCCAAGACGCTCGTCGGGATCGACGTGAATCTCGCGCAGATCCGCACGCTCCAGAGCTTCAAGGACGCGCTGCGCTACTGTGCAGGGCTCGGTCCGCGCGGCAAGCGCTGA
- a CDS encoding 2-oxo acid dehydrogenase subunit E2, translated as MNSTRRKLAIATWSSPREGNIYGKLVMDAGEAVAYVEHLRKTTGEKVTIGHIVGKAAAMAMKAAPGLNGRIVLGKYVPHETVDVTFLVALEDGRDLAKTKIPSADEKSVADIAKALAEGAGKLRGGKDADFEKSKGIVRALPSWLLKPVLWTTGFLTGSLGLSAFGLEPFPFGSCVITNVGAFGVDEGYAPPTPFARVPVLILVGAVRDQPAVVAGKVVPRPLVTITATVDHRFIDGAQLGQLAKVLRKGFEEPWTLDGLAKAPWATRDAPEAHATNGG; from the coding sequence ATGAACTCGACGAGGCGCAAGCTCGCCATTGCCACATGGTCCTCGCCGCGCGAGGGCAACATCTACGGCAAGCTGGTCATGGACGCGGGCGAGGCGGTCGCCTACGTCGAGCACCTGCGAAAGACCACCGGGGAGAAGGTCACGATCGGCCACATCGTCGGCAAAGCCGCGGCGATGGCCATGAAGGCCGCGCCGGGGCTGAACGGCCGCATCGTCCTCGGCAAATACGTGCCGCACGAGACCGTGGACGTCACGTTCCTCGTCGCGCTGGAGGACGGGCGGGACCTCGCGAAGACGAAGATCCCGAGCGCCGACGAGAAATCGGTCGCCGACATCGCGAAGGCGCTGGCCGAGGGCGCGGGCAAGCTCCGCGGCGGCAAGGACGCCGATTTCGAGAAGAGCAAGGGCATCGTGCGGGCGCTGCCCTCGTGGCTGCTCAAGCCCGTCCTCTGGACGACGGGGTTCTTGACGGGCTCGCTCGGGCTCTCGGCGTTCGGGCTCGAGCCCTTCCCGTTCGGCTCGTGTGTCATCACGAACGTCGGCGCGTTCGGCGTGGACGAGGGGTATGCCCCGCCGACGCCGTTCGCGCGGGTGCCGGTGCTCATCCTCGTCGGCGCGGTGCGTGATCAGCCTGCGGTCGTCGCGGGCAAGGTCGTCCCGCGGCCGCTCGTGACCATCACGGCGACGGTGGATCACCGGTTCATCGACGGCGCGCAGCTCGGCCAGCTCGCGAAGGTGCTGCGGAAGGGGTTTGAAGAACCCTGGACGCTCGACGGGCTCGCGAAGGCCCCGTGGGCCACGCGCGACGCGCCCGAGGCGCACGCGACGAACGGCGGGTGA
- a CDS encoding type VI secretion system Vgr family protein has product MTTQDVAFACEPLGETVVLSLDGREIMDDLSSFEIVVHAASEVDLEALVRAPCVVVLSDPEEGTARAIQLVVMEVAEEAGRGRDRALSLRLADPLAPLALREGVRVFQDKTSEEVVTEVLAGAGVPRDGIVARLSGEYPLYPLCTQHGEAEWDFVRRSLAREGISFWTETSEDGAWRVLFGDGTASHEGIDGDPRLPFAGPGATRARGVRALLSLAWEAGLSHDRVFVRDFDVDHPDVYLDGEAGEGALEWFEHPALVPDARAAAARAKRRLEQLRRDEVKVTATSDCMRLRPGRLVEVVGGGVDLFDQRFLVSEVRHTFARPLRDGGKGSPYRNEVVLRPTRGEGGEERPPHRPAIRKEPRIHHVESAVVTGPPGEEIHTDPLGRVKIRFLWDRSGITDDRSSSWVRAMQWPLGGAMMIPRVGFEVAVSFLDGLADRPFVLGRLYNATAVHPYVLPSARAVTALQSWTSPGDGTTQEIRFGDEAGAEAFFVHASRDLSVRVGGDYRQTTDGDEAHVVGLGLAAHVAGAEDVTIGGSQRLDVGKPVHVAVDGANAESMAAEIVAVTGNRVVLAGGGYEESVGGAYVLQCNQSNTKTTGTFSRIVGGSKFVSAGLSVTESVAGARTYVCRGARVVTCAGAYSESVKGGKRSTAGVVTENAAADHGIAGPTGKLASGEVALRAGGTFSIAASQITINVSGALAAGALSITGGALRATSGTTSIEGTVKRDQGGEVGG; this is encoded by the coding sequence GTGACGACCCAGGACGTCGCCTTCGCCTGCGAGCCGCTCGGCGAGACCGTGGTCCTCTCGCTCGACGGGCGCGAAATCATGGACGACCTCTCGTCGTTCGAGATCGTCGTCCATGCCGCGAGCGAGGTCGATCTCGAGGCCCTCGTCCGTGCGCCGTGTGTCGTCGTGCTCTCCGACCCCGAGGAGGGCACGGCGCGCGCGATCCAGCTCGTGGTGATGGAGGTGGCCGAGGAGGCGGGCCGGGGCCGCGATCGAGCCCTCTCCCTCCGCCTCGCGGATCCGCTCGCGCCGCTCGCGCTCCGAGAGGGAGTTCGCGTTTTTCAGGACAAGACCTCGGAGGAGGTCGTCACGGAGGTCCTCGCGGGCGCGGGCGTGCCGCGCGACGGGATCGTGGCGAGGCTCTCCGGGGAATACCCGCTGTATCCGCTCTGCACGCAGCACGGCGAGGCCGAGTGGGATTTCGTGCGCCGCTCGCTCGCGCGCGAGGGCATCTCGTTCTGGACCGAGACGTCCGAGGACGGCGCGTGGCGCGTGCTCTTCGGCGACGGGACGGCCTCGCACGAGGGGATCGACGGCGATCCGCGCCTCCCCTTCGCCGGGCCGGGCGCCACGCGCGCGAGGGGCGTGCGCGCGCTCCTCTCGCTCGCGTGGGAGGCGGGGTTGTCCCACGATCGGGTGTTCGTTCGGGATTTCGACGTGGATCACCCGGACGTCTACCTCGACGGCGAGGCCGGCGAGGGCGCGCTCGAATGGTTCGAACATCCGGCCCTCGTGCCCGACGCGCGTGCGGCCGCGGCGCGGGCGAAGCGCAGGCTCGAACAGCTCCGCCGGGACGAGGTGAAGGTCACGGCGACGAGCGATTGCATGCGCCTGCGGCCGGGTCGGCTGGTCGAGGTTGTGGGCGGCGGCGTGGACCTTTTTGATCAACGGTTTCTCGTTTCGGAGGTGCGTCACACGTTCGCGCGGCCGCTCCGCGACGGCGGGAAAGGGTCGCCTTATCGCAATGAGGTCGTCCTCCGGCCCACACGCGGCGAGGGCGGCGAGGAGCGCCCGCCGCATCGACCTGCGATCCGGAAGGAGCCGCGCATCCACCACGTGGAAAGCGCGGTCGTCACGGGGCCGCCGGGCGAGGAGATCCACACGGATCCGCTCGGTCGCGTAAAAATCCGGTTTTTATGGGATCGATCGGGCATCACCGACGATCGGTCGTCCTCGTGGGTCCGCGCGATGCAATGGCCGCTCGGCGGCGCGATGATGATCCCGCGCGTCGGATTCGAGGTCGCGGTCTCGTTCCTCGACGGCCTCGCCGATCGACCCTTCGTGCTCGGCCGCCTCTACAATGCGACGGCGGTGCATCCGTACGTCCTGCCCTCGGCGCGCGCGGTCACGGCCTTGCAATCGTGGACGAGCCCCGGGGACGGCACGACGCAGGAGATCCGCTTCGGGGACGAAGCGGGTGCGGAGGCGTTTTTCGTGCACGCGAGCCGCGATCTCAGCGTGCGCGTGGGCGGCGACTATCGACAGACGACGGACGGCGACGAGGCCCACGTGGTCGGGCTCGGCCTCGCGGCGCACGTGGCCGGCGCGGAGGACGTGACGATCGGCGGGAGCCAGCGTCTGGACGTGGGCAAGCCCGTTCACGTCGCCGTGGACGGCGCGAATGCGGAGTCGATGGCGGCCGAGATCGTCGCGGTGACGGGGAACCGGGTGGTGCTCGCCGGCGGTGGATACGAAGAGTCCGTCGGCGGCGCGTACGTGCTGCAATGCAACCAGTCGAACACGAAGACGACGGGCACGTTTTCGCGGATCGTGGGCGGCTCGAAGTTCGTCTCCGCCGGGCTCTCGGTGACGGAGAGCGTGGCGGGGGCGCGGACGTATGTTTGTCGGGGCGCGCGCGTGGTCACCTGCGCCGGGGCGTATTCGGAGTCGGTGAAGGGCGGCAAGCGCAGCACGGCGGGCGTGGTGACGGAGAATGCCGCGGCCGATCATGGGATTGCGGGGCCCACGGGCAAACTCGCGTCGGGTGAGGTCGCGCTCCGGGCGGGCGGCACATTCAGCATTGCAGCGTCGCAGATCACGATCAACGTGTCCGGCGCGCTCGCGGCCGGAGCCCTTTCAATCACGGGCGGCGCGCTCCGGGCGACGAGCGGCACGACGTCGATCGAGGGAACGGTCAAGCGGGACCAGGGCGGCGAGGTGGGCGGATGA